In one Lycium barbarum isolate Lr01 chromosome 7, ASM1917538v2, whole genome shotgun sequence genomic region, the following are encoded:
- the LOC132602547 gene encoding transcription factor HEC2-like → MDFDLLKSAPCEDQMDMMLMMQMEDFSKGCSENEMPMLDYSPRRSSNNDNNNNNNANPNNSSQMIDHHNSPYASTFLNMPSTISFNGSPQIVHQESSITLPFLDNSSSSSSWKWRNSVGVRGTDYKEQVSNASHLTLPSQTLKRNSMAAMREMIFRIAAMQPIQIDPASVKAPKRRNVKISRDPQSVAARHRRERISEKIRILQRLVPGGTKMDTASMLDEAIHYMKFLKKQVQSLENAEASGPVAAAAASGCLGFPVPMSLSGNYYPYHQSVHP, encoded by the exons ATGGATTTTGACTTACTCAAATCTGCACCTTGTGAAGATCAAATGGATATGATGCTCATGATGCAAATGGAGGATTTCTCCAAAGGGTGTTCTGAGAATGAAATGCCTATGTTGGACTATAGTCCACGACGAAGCagcaacaacgacaacaacaacaataataatgcaAATCCTAATAATTCCTCTCAAATGattgatcatcataattcaccaTACGCATCCACATTCTTGAACATGCCATCCACCATTTCATTCAATGGTTCTCCCCAAATAGTTCATCAAGAATCATCAATAACCCTCCCTTTTTTGGATAATTcaagtagtagtagtagttggAAATGGAGGAATTCTGTTGGCGTCAGAGGTACTGActataaagaacaagtatccaatGCCTCGCATCTGACACTTCCTTCGCAGACATTGAAGCGAAATTCTATGGCTGCCATGAGGGAGATGATCTTTAGAATAGCAGCAATGCAACCAATCCAGATTGACCCAGCATCAG TAAAAGCGCCTAAGAGAAGGAACGTGAAGATATCGAGAGATCCTCAAAGCGTCGCGGCACGCCATAGGAGAGAAAGGATAAGTGAAAAGATAAGGATTCTACAGAGATTAGTACCAGGTGGAACAAAAATGGACACTGCATCAATGCTAGATGAAGCAATTCATTACatgaaattcttgaagaagcaaGTTCAATCCCTTGAAAATGCAGAAGCTAGTGGGCcagttgctgctgctgctgcttcaGGATGCTTAGGATTCCCTGTGCCAATGTCATTAAGTGGGAATTATTACCCTTATCATCAAAGTGTTCATCCCTAG